In one window of Rhizobium sp. ACO-34A DNA:
- a CDS encoding isoleucine--tRNA ligase: MTDTAEKVDYSSTLYLPQTDFPMRAGLPQKEPEMVKRWQEMSLYRQLRASAAGREKFVLHDGPPYANGNIHIGHALNKILKDVITRSFQMRGFDANYVPGWDCHGLPIEWKIEEKYREKGKNKDEVPVNEFRQECRDFAGQWIKIQSEEFKRLGIEGDFENPYTTMNFHAEARIAGELLKIAKSGQLYRGSKPVMWSVVERTALAEAEVEYADVESDMIWVKFPIVEGATDLKGNFVVIWTTTPWTIPGNRAIAFSSRYPYGLFEVESAQNDFGPQPGEKLIFATRLADEAAAKAKLTFRFVRDVAPEELSAITCAHPLADLGYDFPVPLLDGDHVTDDAGTGFVHTAPSHGREDFDAWMHHARDLEARGISTKIPFPVDDAGFYTADAPGFDGARVMDDNGKKGDANERVIKALIAANNLFARGRLKHSYPHSWRSKKPVIFRNTPQWFVYMDKDLGDATTLRTRALAAIDDTRFVPAGGQNRLRAMIETRPDWVLSRQRAWGVPIAVFVDENGEVLLDEAVNTRIIEAFEAEGADAWFADGARERFLGTRASEGWTQVRDILDVWFDSGSTHSFVLEDRPDLKWPADVYLEGSDQHRGWFHSSLLESCATRGRAPYNAVVTHGFTMDEQGRKMSKSLGNTVVPQDVMKESGADILRLWVMTTDYWEDQRLGKTIIQTNIDAYRKLRNTVRWMLGTLAHDNGEEIALADMPELEQLMLHRLAELDKVVREGYDAFDFKKITRSLIDFSNVELSAFYFDVRKDALYCDAPSSLKRRSALAVIRKLFDCLVTWLAPMLPFTMEEAWLSRNPSAVSVHLEQFPTVPAEWLNPALDEKWEKIRKVRTVVTGALEIERREKRIGSSLEAAPVVHVGDAELFKALEGQDFAEICITSAISVVADEGPADAFRLAEVGKVSVEPRLAEGRKCARSWKITPDVGSDPEYPDVSARDAAALRELAARH; encoded by the coding sequence ATGACCGATACCGCTGAAAAAGTTGACTACTCCTCCACTCTCTACCTGCCCCAGACCGATTTCCCCATGCGCGCCGGCTTGCCGCAGAAGGAACCGGAAATGGTCAAGCGCTGGCAGGAGATGAGCCTCTACAGACAACTGCGCGCTTCCGCCGCCGGCCGCGAGAAGTTCGTCCTGCACGACGGACCTCCCTATGCCAACGGCAACATCCATATCGGCCACGCGCTGAACAAGATCCTGAAGGACGTCATCACCCGTTCCTTCCAGATGCGCGGTTTCGACGCGAACTATGTTCCCGGCTGGGACTGCCACGGCCTTCCGATCGAATGGAAGATCGAGGAAAAGTACCGCGAGAAGGGCAAGAACAAGGACGAGGTCCCGGTCAACGAATTCCGTCAGGAATGCCGTGACTTCGCCGGCCAGTGGATCAAGATCCAGTCGGAAGAGTTCAAGCGTCTCGGCATCGAGGGCGACTTCGAAAACCCCTACACCACGATGAACTTCCATGCGGAAGCCCGCATCGCCGGGGAACTCCTGAAGATCGCGAAAAGCGGCCAGCTCTACCGCGGATCCAAGCCGGTCATGTGGTCGGTGGTCGAGCGCACGGCTCTGGCCGAGGCCGAAGTCGAATATGCCGACGTCGAAAGCGACATGATCTGGGTGAAGTTCCCGATCGTCGAGGGTGCCACAGACCTCAAGGGCAACTTTGTCGTCATCTGGACCACCACCCCCTGGACCATCCCGGGCAACCGCGCCATCGCGTTCTCCTCGCGCTATCCCTATGGCCTCTTCGAGGTTGAAAGCGCGCAGAACGATTTCGGCCCGCAGCCGGGCGAGAAGCTGATCTTCGCGACCCGTCTTGCCGACGAGGCAGCGGCGAAGGCCAAGCTCACCTTCAGGTTCGTGCGCGATGTAGCCCCGGAAGAGCTTTCCGCGATCACCTGCGCCCACCCGCTCGCTGACCTAGGTTACGATTTCCCCGTTCCCCTCCTCGATGGCGACCACGTCACCGACGACGCCGGTACCGGCTTCGTGCACACCGCGCCGAGCCATGGCCGCGAGGACTTTGACGCGTGGATGCATCACGCTCGCGATCTCGAAGCGCGCGGCATCTCCACCAAGATCCCGTTCCCGGTCGACGACGCGGGCTTCTACACCGCCGATGCCCCCGGTTTCGACGGCGCCCGCGTCATGGACGACAACGGTAAGAAGGGCGACGCCAACGAACGCGTCATCAAGGCGCTGATCGCGGCGAACAACCTGTTCGCCCGTGGCCGCCTGAAGCACAGCTATCCGCATTCCTGGCGCTCCAAGAAGCCGGTCATCTTCCGCAACACGCCGCAGTGGTTCGTCTACATGGACAAGGACCTCGGCGATGCGACGACGCTGCGCACCCGTGCACTGGCCGCCATCGACGACACCCGCTTCGTGCCCGCCGGCGGCCAGAACCGCCTGCGCGCCATGATCGAGACGCGTCCGGACTGGGTTCTGTCGCGTCAGCGCGCCTGGGGCGTGCCGATCGCCGTCTTCGTCGATGAAAACGGCGAGGTGCTGCTGGACGAAGCCGTCAACACCCGCATCATCGAAGCCTTCGAGGCCGAAGGCGCCGATGCATGGTTTGCCGACGGCGCCCGCGAGCGTTTCCTCGGCACCCGCGCTTCGGAAGGCTGGACGCAGGTCCGCGACATTCTCGATGTGTGGTTCGATTCCGGTTCGACCCATTCCTTCGTTCTGGAAGACCGCCCCGACCTGAAATGGCCGGCCGACGTCTATCTCGAAGGCTCCGACCAGCATCGCGGCTGGTTCCACTCGTCGCTGCTCGAAAGCTGCGCGACGCGTGGCCGTGCGCCCTACAACGCCGTCGTCACCCATGGCTTCACCATGGACGAGCAGGGTCGCAAGATGTCGAAGTCGCTCGGCAACACCGTGGTCCCGCAGGATGTGATGAAGGAATCGGGCGCGGATATCCTGCGCCTCTGGGTCATGACCACCGACTACTGGGAAGACCAGCGCCTCGGCAAGACCATCATCCAGACCAACATCGACGCTTATCGCAAGCTGCGCAACACGGTCCGCTGGATGCTCGGCACGCTGGCCCACGACAACGGTGAGGAGATCGCCCTTGCCGACATGCCGGAACTGGAACAGCTGATGCTGCACCGGCTGGCGGAACTCGACAAGGTCGTGCGCGAGGGTTACGACGCCTTCGACTTCAAGAAGATCACGCGTTCGCTGATTGACTTCTCCAACGTCGAGCTTTCGGCCTTCTACTTCGACGTCCGCAAGGATGCGCTCTATTGCGACGCGCCGTCGAGCCTGAAGCGTCGCTCGGCGCTTGCCGTGATCCGCAAGCTGTTCGATTGCCTCGTCACCTGGCTTGCGCCCATGCTGCCCTTCACCATGGAAGAGGCATGGCTGTCGCGCAATCCGTCGGCCGTCTCGGTGCATCTGGAGCAGTTCCCGACAGTTCCGGCCGAGTGGCTCAATCCGGCTCTCGATGAAAAGTGGGAAAAGATCCGCAAGGTCCGCACGGTCGTCACCGGCGCCCTGGAAATCGAGCGTCGCGAAAAGCGCATCGGCTCCTCGCTGGAAGCGGCCCCGGTCGTTCACGTCGGCGATGCGGAGCTGTTCAAGGCGCTGGAGGGGCAGGATTTCGCAGAGATCTGCATCACCTCGGCCATCTCCGTTGTGGCGGATGAAGGTCCGGCGGATGCCTTCCGCCTCGCGGAAGTGGGCAAGGTTTCGGTCGAGCCCAGGCTTGCCGAAGGCCGCAAATGCGCCCGCTCGTGGAAGATCACGCCGGACGTCGGTTCCGATCCGGAATACCCGGATGTTTCCGCCCGCGACGCGGCGGCGCTGCGTGAACTGGCCGCGCGCCATTAA
- a CDS encoding GNAT family N-acetyltransferase, producing MTFAIRDAGPDDAGTILRFIAELAVFEKAGHEVEATEESLRESLFGPGSVTGAAIIEADGQPIGSAIWFFNYSTWQARNGLYLEDLYITPDYRRSGAGRMLLRHLAKIAIEKGCGRFEWSVLDWNEPAIRAYDSIGAEPQKEWIRYRLTGDKLKEFAAG from the coding sequence ATGACGTTCGCCATCCGTGATGCGGGTCCCGATGATGCCGGCACCATCCTGCGGTTCATTGCCGAACTCGCTGTTTTCGAAAAGGCCGGTCACGAGGTCGAGGCAACGGAGGAAAGCCTGAGGGAAAGTCTGTTTGGGCCGGGTTCCGTCACGGGGGCGGCGATCATCGAGGCTGATGGACAGCCTATCGGTTCCGCCATCTGGTTTTTCAACTACTCCACCTGGCAGGCCCGCAATGGCCTCTATCTGGAAGATCTTTACATCACGCCCGATTACCGTCGCTCCGGCGCGGGCAGGATGCTTCTGCGCCACCTTGCGAAGATCGCCATCGAAAAAGGATGCGGCCGTTTCGAATGGAGCGTGCTCGATTGGAACGAGCCTGCGATCCGCGCTTATGACTCGATCGGTGCCGAACCGCAGAAGGAATGGATCCGCTATCGTCTCACCGGCGACAAACTGAAGGAATTCGCCGCGGGTTGA
- a CDS encoding tRNA-specific adenosine deaminase, with product MAETNGFMEAALEEARAAGDRGEVPIGAVIVHEGSIVARAGNETRALRDITAHAEILAIRRAAESIGDERLSGADLYVTLEPCTMCAAAISFARIRRLYYGAEDPKGGGVDNGVRFYRQPTCHHVPEVYSGIAETESAEILRGFFKGRRESD from the coding sequence ATGGCGGAGACAAACGGCTTCATGGAGGCCGCCCTTGAGGAAGCGCGTGCCGCAGGGGACCGTGGCGAGGTGCCGATCGGGGCCGTCATCGTCCATGAGGGATCGATCGTGGCGCGGGCAGGAAACGAGACGCGTGCGCTGCGCGACATCACCGCCCATGCCGAAATTCTTGCCATCCGGCGCGCCGCGGAGAGCATCGGCGACGAGCGGCTTTCGGGTGCTGACCTCTATGTGACGCTGGAACCCTGCACCATGTGTGCGGCGGCCATCTCGTTCGCACGCATTCGTCGTCTCTATTATGGCGCGGAAGATCCAAAGGGCGGCGGCGTCGACAATGGCGTGCGTTTCTATCGGCAACCCACATGCCATCATGTGCCGGAGGTCTATTCCGGCATTGCCGAAACGGAATCAGCCGAGATCCTGCGTGGCTTCTTCAAGGGCAGGCGCGAGAGCGATTGA